The following DNA comes from Castor canadensis chromosome 4, mCasCan1.hap1v2, whole genome shotgun sequence.
gggatgaaccaaaaaGGGGTATGATAcatgtatatgtggaaatgtcacaatgaaacccctatgtaactatcatatgctaataaagtgttttaaaaaaacatgtagaGAGACAAAATCTATGTCAAAGTAAATGgtattaattatttctttcccccTCTAAATTAGCAATATTTTTCTTGttgaaaattcaaattattaGGCCAGTACAAAAGACCTAactctaaatgttgaaaaaaaaaaaaaaagaatggatttcATAGATTGACAAAGTGTCCCAATGAGGATTTTCTTAAATATGCATTTGATTTTAAGATATAAGAAGATGAAATTATGGACAAATGTATTGAAATGACATGACTCAAAATGATGTTGATCcagaaaaagattatttttttggccaggtgtggtgactcacttctgtaatcctagtttactcaggaggcagagattgagaggatcttagtttgagaccagctcaggcaaaagttcataagactccatttcaaccaagaaAAGCTAGGTGTAGTGGGGCATGCCTGTCATTCGAGCtttgcaagaagcataaataggatcttGGTCCAGTCTGGGcaaggcataaatgtgagattctgtctgaaaaataactaaagcaaaaagggctcaagtggtagaatgcctgcctagcaagtgtagggctctgagttcaaacctcagtattgctgggaaagaaaagatgattttgaaaatattaaaagaaaatcatccttaTCTAGCctgtatttttaatgaaactgggatttaaactcaggaccttacaattgctagacaagcactcttatcacttgatctactccaccagcactaccctgtatttttaaatcaatattaaGGGATTCCCTGTAATGTTCTTACAGGTGTTTGTAAAGTTAGTCATAAgtttaatttttgtaagttgaatcATATTTCTGCAAGcaacaaattcactgatttttagaactCATTAACAACTTTCTTTGTACCATGAATAATAATCAGACCCCTTTAGTTCAGAATTCTTCATAGGATATTAAGTTGTCTTAAATGGATGTACCAGTATAATAAAACTACATAATGAATTGATAACCAACAAATGTATTTCCTAAGCAACAATGCTCTAATAATGGGATTTGTTTTCCAGCTTTGTATTGAGAATAAGAAGTGATAGATTCATAAGTAGCAGTGTTCGTTTAGTAAGGATTTTCTAAGATCTTGcatattgctttttaaatgtaatatttttttaaaaactcaaagtaTACTTTATGGTTTATTGTTAGATATATCTTAAATATAATATGacatatagatgagaaaacttgtTCTGAAGACACCTTCAGTTTAACAAAAgccacccatttcacagatgatttAACTTTGATTAACCTACTCCATTGTAACAAATTATTCCGACAACTGGAATTTCACTCATTGGTATTATTTCTAGGTGCAGCTTAATTTACAGAACagcttttctttccatctctccaaAATACATTACAATTTTGATGTTAACTCAAAGTAAAAATTCAATGGTTCATTAAACCTAGTTTTAGCATTCATTGACAAGAGGTTtgtcatttcaaaagtaactgcTACTTTTCTGCACTCTTTACTGCTCAGTTTTGTAACCTTAGCTTCCCTGTCAGAGACAGCATGGAGTTAACCACTTAGCATATTATAATGAATATTCATCAGTAAATTGATGTGTCACGGCAGTCCCATTTTTCAGTCTTCCTGTTCTGTTACAGTCTTTTCCAGTTTTTAAGTATGTTCTTGCTTACATGTAGTAGGGACTAGCTTAGAAAATCTTTAGAACTGTAAACTATACTTTTTAGCCATATTAGTAGTCCTATAGTAGCTGTTATATTAGGTTATAATAAGAGAAGTGTATTTGTTCCAGAGGAACATTCTTTACTCTGATGTTATTAATGTTGTAGATTTTTGCCAAATATTtgatatatgtgaatataatatcaGGATCAGCTTGACACAAAATAGTATATTCTGCCATTTTTAAGAAACAGCATATCATTTGTTTTTATAGTTCTAATTTATTAGCTTAAGCATTTAATGAAACTTGAATTTAAGTACCAGTTAGTTTTAAAATCTATGTTTAACCCATATAGAAAGAGGACATGTATACAttgattctaaaataaaattctgagagCATGTAGTTAAATAATTGATACTTGTCATTCAACTACAACTAAAATGATTTATATGGACACATAGGTATGGCAAATGCTGGTATAGCAGGCAGACACTGATCACTGACTATCAtacttcatttacattttaaattttaaaaggaaaagagtgTCCATAAACAAGATCTTTTCtgttaaatatgtagattatGAGGTCACTTAGCACTCAAACACTGACCATATGCATTATGATGGGAATTTGACACCTGTCATTGGAAATGGTACTTAGAAGCTGGATAATACAGCAAAGTTGAGGGAAGAGAATAAGATGTGGGTAGGAGGCTGTAATTTGTAATTCACAGTGCTCAAGAATGACCTGTCCAGGGTGATTCAAAATCTCTAGTGTTGATTTTAGGATTTGTATACAGTAAACCCTGCTGGTTAACAAAATTGGTTAGGAAAGCTGATAGTAttagcaaaaaaatgaaatatattttgtgtgtttttttctcatgctgaatttttaattaaagtaaaatgCCCTATTGTAGAAGCCAGCCtttaaattaaatgtaattaaattattttatcagaTTATTCCTGCAGATGACTTTATGGCAGAGTTTTACCCTAATGTTTGGGCAGTACAGTGTAGAATTGCCACCAGTTATACTGTTTTCAGATTAATAGTCTGTTGTATATGAGAATTCATCTAAAAAGAAGTagtgtctttctgtttctctgtgattattttgcccaaaaaagctttcatttttttaagtagcacAAAAGCTGTAATTGGCATGCTTTGTAAGGAAGTGTCAATGTGCAAGAGAGTGGCGATCACTAAGAATTCTTTTACGTGTTCTTTCCCCTTTGCACCACCGCCTCCTCAGCAGGGTCACTGAGATCACTAGCTTTTCTTGAAATGGCCATTTTCACTGGCAGGTGCATTATACCCTGTATTTTCAGATTGTTTTTCCATTCTGAATGTTTGGCAGGTTGATTGCTCTGGCTGCATTGACAGAGAAAGGGCTGACAAATGCGGTTGGGCTGGCTGAAAAGACAGTGATTACTGTTTTCCTTTGTGGCTGATTGAGGCCcttgaaaggaaaaattttaaccTTCACCATTTGGTTCAAAAGTATGAGCATATATTGAAATCATTCGTGCCATTTATCCCAGTTCTGTAAACTTGTCAGAACGTAAAAATCGCTCAATTTCAAGTAATGTAGGATTGGCATACGTCATTATCATTTTGATTAAGTTGGAGGTTGTATCATTGTGTGCATTATTCAGTGTCATTTAAAGCTTTCTTTCCACAGGTAcagttatatttttattgcttatactatagAGTTAGAAAGATTTTCATAGCTCTCAAAACCTAACACTATGTGTGTGGTTTGGCAGCTGGTATGGCCTACAAGCTGCATTTTGTTTGCAGGGTAAAGACTTGTCTGTAGGCCCCCTGGAGTGCGGGTAATTGCACAGGCTCACCATTGGGGAGAGACACAGGATTGGAAGCAGTCAAGCGGAAGAATGTTATGCCATCCCATCACCACCTTGTAGCAGAAAGACACAATCCCAGCAGTACCATCTGCTTGCTCCTATCTAGTCAGCTGGCTTGGCTGCTGGGACCATGACTTGGCAGCTGGTTCCCATCCTTGACCGTTCTTTTGTGTAggttgtatgtatgtgtgttttagatAATTTTATACATGGTCAAGGAAATGACTATAAATAACAAGTAAAGTTCCTGTGTTGAATAGGTACTCATTACTTGAGATGTACTCTGCTGCAGATACCTGCTGCCATTCCCTTATAGATGATAAGATGTGCTTAGgcaataaaaataagcattttctttaaaaaaaaaaaacctatctttGTTGTAATGAAAGAGAAGGTGGACAGGTTTTTATGTtctataacattttttaaaaatgatttttaaattgctttttaatttggAGATGTAAGAGatttggtaatttttaaattcttataaacaTTGTATAtctcaatatatttttatgaaaattaaaacattattttaagtgcTTATTGCCACATCATACAACAGTAGATAATAAGACTTGCCATTTAAAATGACAGAATAGAAAATGTGATCTCATAGCTATTATCTTTAAaatctgcctctcaaatagcAACCTGAGAGTTAATGTAAGCCGTCTTTATGCCATATGAAGACCCATTAGACACTGATGGTTTCAGATCACAAGTAAGCAGCCAGCTCTGTGGGCTATTTTAgacatttgattttcttcattctacagcATTAATGTGTCAGCATGCTATATAAAACTATGCAGGAGTTGCATGTTGTTCTGTCTGGAATGATAAATGCTTGCAAGCTTTCAAAGACTTACAtgagaaatttaagaaatttatccTGCTTGCTTATGTATATCTTACTTAGCTACTGAATTTAGTATGACTATTAATGAGGTGTGTATAAAAACCaaaattctttcctaattctgtcTTATTGGTAAAATTCATATTATTTGTGGTTGTTTGGTCTTTTCATAAGTggtttacttttgcttttatctAGGGAGTTGTGATACTTTCTGGAAAGTCATcagttattttcataaaaataatttttgttttaatgttccttctttttcagatgaagaggaagaagatgatgTAGTAACTCCAAAACCACCTATTGAACCTGAAGAAGAGAAAACtttaaagaaagatgaagaaaatgataataaagGTATCATAaagaattaactttaaaaatttttgttgattCCTCTTaagatttcttttattacttatctattaaaatagaacaaaatgctCTAAGTCAAAGCTATGAATatggttaaaaaaagaatgtgtggCATTCCTTGATCCAAACTGTATTAGTGAATTTACATAATTTGACTGACCTAATcatatatctaaaaaaaaatttgttttccagCCCCACCTCATGAACTGACTgaagaagaaaagcaacaaaTTTTGCACTCAGAGGAGTTTTTAAGCTTCTTTGACCATTCTACAAGAATTGTAGAAAGAGCTCTTTCTGAGCAGATTAATATCTTCTTTGACTACAGTGGGAGGGATTTGGAAGACAAAGAAGGGTAATGTTGAATTGCTTAGACTACAGCTTTACCAGTATTAAATTAGTAGTTTAAGTTTAAGAGTGATATAAGTTAtaacataatcttttttttttgatgtggggGTTGATCTTTTTCTATAGAGAGATTCAAGCAGGTGCTAAACTATCACTAAATCGACAATTTTTTGATGAGCGTTGGTCAAAACATCGAGTTGTTAGTTGCTTGGATTGGTCATCTCAGGTAAAGTATAACAAAACTAGTTCCTAttcactcattttttaaattattattagcatgtaatattattttaattatagggaactttttaaattaaatcaatatGTATCATTTAAAGTAATAATGGGTATGGCTCTATGTTGTCATATTTGTTTGTCTTAGGTACTTTGGAAGAAAGAATTGGAAgcattatatatatttgaaattcagGAGTTTATTTATGTCAAAACCCAATTTTACTAATTTTGATTACTCACCAAATACTTTGTATAAAATTTaagcatatattttaattaaatgttttaatattaagacattttaaataactctactaatttaaaattatactaaTATTTCAGTGAGTATAACTCCAGAGATAGCTCTCATGGTGAAGTGTTTGATGTTTGTATTTTCAGAACAATCTGATATAGTCAAATAATTAAGAACATAAAATAGttattatctgtttctttttcactTGATTCTTGTGAGCAGTACCCAGAGTTACTCGTGGCTTCGTATAATAACAATGAAGATGCTCCTCATGAGCCTGATGGTGTGGCACTTGTATGGaatatgaaatacaaaaaaactACCCCAGAGTATGTGTTCCATTGCCAGGTAAGACGATCTTTTAACAGTTTTCCCCAAGTTTAAGGATTCCTTAATGAATTTAGACAAGTGCTTTTTTCGTTTCTTgtcaacaaaataatttcattggaTTGGCATTTACTAAACTCCTATATTTGCAAACAGATGTTAACAGAAAACTGAATACTTTTCAGTTCAATACGATCTGCCTTTTGTAGCTTTCCTGACATCACTTATAATGTTAAATCACACCTAAAATCCtttgctattgttattttctgttattgtgattgattatataaaagaaatcttttataaaatgtgttttctacAGGGAGGTTCTCAAGAACTTACTTGCGGAATATACAATCAGAAGGGTGGCCCACTGAATTACTTATATACATTGCCTGAGGAATTGGAACTAGAGAGTTTTAAGTAGAAACATATGGTTGAAGTAGGAAACAGATGCAGATTTTTAAAGGAGATTTAATAGAAGGTTAAAATTTGCAAGTCTTTTTTCTTGCATAAGTTCAAATCTTTTTAATAATGTCATAATCTGAATAACCACTTAACTGAATCAAGATTAGTACAATCTTTGCTATCAGGTTACAGTCAGAGGTCAAATCACGGAACTTTATCTTTTTGAATTGTAATTggatgaaataatttttctttgataaattgCTTAAACATTTATGTAAACAATCATTACATTTGacttttaaacttaaaatattctaaagattcatttttatatttctaaaacaaaataaaaattctaatgaatttatttgttttaataaccTCTGAAACCTCCCAACAAAGAGGGAAATGTTTTGGataatagatttatttttataatgggcAGACTTTTTctacttaaatataaaaattctacTTATTTGCAGTCAGCTGTGATGTCTGCTACATTTGCAAAATTTCATCCAAATCTCGTTGTTGGTGGTACATATTCAGGCCAAATTGTGCTTTGGGATAACCGTAGCAATAAAAGAACTCCAGTGCAAAGAACTCCACTGTCAGCTGCTGCACACACAGTAAGTAAATAAGGTTATTTCCATTAGACCTCTGTGCTCCTTCACTGTTGACTACTTCATAGTATCTTTTAGAGTGCTTTCAGTGTGCTTCCTTTGATGTATGAATTCCTCATCATTTAGCAaccaaaaagaagacatttttatgtattttggggATCCTACTTACCAGGAACTCATAATCTTTTGTTAAACAATAGACCAGCAACAAACTTCGTAATAAAAATACTCACAAGCTATAAGACTCAATATGAAATAGAATACCTGAGATTAGACTAAAactttcacttcatttttttgtaaaataatataaTCTCTGAAAACTTTCTTTAATGTTTCTAGCACCCTGTCTATTGTGTAAATGTTGTTGGAACACAAAATGCTCACAATCTGATTAGCATTTCTACTGATGGAAAAATTTGTTCCTGGAGTTTGGACATGCTTTCCCATCCACAGGTAGGTTAAACTTGGGAAACTGAAATTTTgacataaatgttatttttagatTGTGTATATACCCTAGTATATGTTTTGTATaaactattttataatattttagcaTATTATACACCTAAATATGTATCAagtgtattttgttttatgtatattttgttttcaaacatgCTTCATTTAACCAAAATAGGTTTATGTAAATAGTATATTAAAATCATAGTTTATGAACCAGTTAAAATTAGAAGTTTTtctatgaaaattgaaaatttacaaaataatttcctcattttttttttctatgtaggATAGCATGGAGTTGGTTCATAAACAGTCAAAGGCAGTAGCTGTGACATCTATGTCCTTCCCTGTTGGAGATGTCAACAACTTTGTTGTTGGAAGTGAAGAAGGTTCTGTGTACACAGCATGCCGCCATGGCAGGTAAACCTAAACTGGAATtagcaattatttaaaattctccCTGAATAATCTCACTGAAACAAATTGCCCCTTATTTAAGTAGAAATCTGTCCTAGACTGCAACTTATTTGTGACAGATTAAGTTCAGGCACATAAACTTaacagttcatttttttaaacaaaagttatTTTGGATGTATTGATGTGTTCTGAATTTTGTGGAATTTGGAGTATTGTGGCTTTTTGTGTACATGTGCTCACAGAAGTCAGTGGTTAGGAGAAACATTCAGTAGTTACAGATACAATATGCACGTGCCACATGCTGACCTTCACATCTGTAAATAAGATTTTCAActgtttttctatttcaatttgtTTGTACTTGGAGCTTTAGTTCACTTCTCCTGATAATTGTACAGTGATGTCACGTACACATTTTAAATTGACTAGTATTTCTCCTGCTATTCAATCTGTTTTGAAATTGTCTAGCTATAACTTATCAGTTGTGTCCTTAAAAAGAATTGAGTGTCTAGATTTCATCTCAAATACAGATCTCCTTCACTTCAGAGCTCTTGATTTGAAAGGAGCCCAGATTGTCTCTTACATGTAATATACCTGTGTCCCTATTCTATCACCTCAGATACtaaacttttgaattcttttgtcAATAGCATGATATTTATGGCTCCAAAATATGCTTACTGCTTTAGTAGTGTTACCAAGTTTGGATAAAATAACATTCAACATCAGTTATTCTGTTGCACTATGAGCACAGAGTTAAGTTTGTTGAAATCAAGGTCCAATGTAtacatacagatatatgtgtatgtatatatttcacaATAAGATCTGTTTATATGTGGTCTACTTATAAGagatttttcacttttatgaAATAGCAAAGCTGGAATCAGTGAGATGTTTGAGGGACATCAAGGACCAATCACTGGCATCCATTGTCATGCAGCTGTTGGAGCAGTAGACTTCTCACATCTTTTTGTCACTTCATCATTTGACTGGACAGTAAAACTTTGGACAACTAAGGTATCTAAAATATAGGTATCTGCTCATTTGGTCAGTTTTCTGACACAAGGTGGTGCTCTTCTAATACTACATAGGAGAGATGGAAAGCTTTTTAAATAGCTTAGAACTATTTACTAATAGATAAAACCTGATAAGAAAGTCTGATAGGAAACTCCATGGAGCATGCATGATGTAGGAGTTTTCATAAAAGGGTGAACACAAATATGGTAACCCCACAAAAATTCAAAACCAGACT
Coding sequences within:
- the Dync1i2 gene encoding cytoplasmic dynein 1 intermediate chain 2 isoform X9, which encodes MSDKSELKAELERKKQRLAQIREEKKRKEEERKKKETDQKKEATIPVQEESDLEKKRREAEALLQSMGLTPESPIVFSEYWVPPPMSPSSKSVSTPSEAGSQDSGDGAVGSRRGPIKLGMAKITQVDFPPREIVTYTKETQTPVMAQPKEDEEEEDDVVTPKPPIEPEEEKTLKKDEENDNKAPPHELTEEEKQQILHSEEFLSFFDHSTRIVERALSEQINIFFDYSGRDLEDKEGEIQAGAKLSLNRQFFDERWSKHRVVSCLDWSSQYPELLVASYNNNEDAPHEPDGVALVWNMKYKKTTPEYVFHCQSAVMSATFAKFHPNLVVGGTYSGQIVLWDNRSNKRTPVQRTPLSAAAHTHPVYCVNVVGTQNAHNLISISTDGKICSWSLDMLSHPQDSMELVHKQSKAVAVTSMSFPVGDVNNFVVGSEEGSVYTACRHGSKAGISEMFEGHQGPITGIHCHAAVGAVDFSHLFVTSSFDWTVKLWTTKNNKPLYSFEDNSDYVYDVMWSPTHPALFACVDGMGRLDLWNLNNDTEVPTASISVEGNPALNRVRWTHSGREIAVGDSEGQIVIYDVGEQIAVPRNDEWARFGRTLAEINANRADAEEEAATRIPA
- the Dync1i2 gene encoding cytoplasmic dynein 1 intermediate chain 2 isoform X10, giving the protein MSDKSELKAELERKKQRLAQIREEKKRKEEERKKKETDQKKEATIPVQEESDLEKKRREAEALLQSMGLTPESPIVPPPMSPSSKSVSTPSEAGSQDSGDGAVGSRRGPIKLGMAKITQVDFPPREIVTYTKETQTPVMAQPKEDEEEEDDVVTPKPPIEPEEEKTLKKDEENDNKAPPHELTEEEKQQILHSEEFLSFFDHSTRIVERALSEQINIFFDYSGRDLEDKEGEIQAGAKLSLNRQFFDERWSKHRVVSCLDWSSQYPELLVASYNNNEDAPHEPDGVALVWNMKYKKTTPEYVFHCQSAVMSATFAKFHPNLVVGGTYSGQIVLWDNRSNKRTPVQRTPLSAAAHTHPVYCVNVVGTQNAHNLISISTDGKICSWSLDMLSHPQDSMELVHKQSKAVAVTSMSFPVGDVNNFVVGSEEGSVYTACRHGSKAGISEMFEGHQGPITGIHCHAAVGAVDFSHLFVTSSFDWTVKLWTTKNNKPLYSFEDNSDYVYDVMWSPTHPALFACVDGMGRLDLWNLNNDTEVPTASISVEGNPALNRVRWTHSGREIAVGDSEGQIVIYDVGEQIAVPRNDEWARFGRTLAEINANRADAEEEAATRIPA
- the Dync1i2 gene encoding cytoplasmic dynein 1 intermediate chain 2 isoform X13, which encodes MGLTPESPIVPPPMSPSSKSVSTPSEAGSQDSGDGAVGSRTLHWDTDPSVLQLHSDSDLGRGPIKLGMAKITQVDFPPREIVTYTKETQTPVMAQPKEDEEEEDDVVTPKPPIEPEEEKTLKKDEENDNKAPPHELTEEEKQQILHSEEFLSFFDHSTRIVERALSEQINIFFDYSGRDLEDKEGEIQAGAKLSLNRQFFDERWSKHRVVSCLDWSSQYPELLVASYNNNEDAPHEPDGVALVWNMKYKKTTPEYVFHCQSAVMSATFAKFHPNLVVGGTYSGQIVLWDNRSNKRTPVQRTPLSAAAHTHPVYCVNVVGTQNAHNLISISTDGKICSWSLDMLSHPQDSMELVHKQSKAVAVTSMSFPVGDVNNFVVGSEEGSVYTACRHGSKAGISEMFEGHQGPITGIHCHAAVGAVDFSHLFVTSSFDWTVKLWTTKNNKPLYSFEDNSDYVYDVMWSPTHPALFACVDGMGRLDLWNLNNDTEVPTASISVEGNPALNRVRWTHSGREIAVGDSEGQIVIYDVGEQIAVPRNDEWARFGRTLAEINANRADAEEEAATRIPA
- the Dync1i2 gene encoding cytoplasmic dynein 1 intermediate chain 2 isoform X5, with amino-acid sequence MSDKSELKAELERKKQRLAQIREEKKRKEEERKKKETDQKKEATIPVQEESDLEKKRREAEALLQSMGLTPESPIVPPPMSPSSKSVSTPSEAGSQDSGDGAVGSRTLHWDTDPSVLQLHSDSDLGRGPIKLGMAKITQVDFPPREIVTYTKETQTPVMAQPKEDEEEEDDVVTPKPPIEPEEEKTLKKDEENDNKAPPHELTEEEKQQILHSEEFLSFFDHSTRIVERALSEQINIFFDYSGRDLEDKEGEIQAGAKLSLNRQFFDERWSKHRVVSCLDWSSQYPELLVASYNNNEDAPHEPDGVALVWNMKYKKTTPEYVFHCQSAVMSATFAKFHPNLVVGGTYSGQIVLWDNRSNKRTPVQRTPLSAAAHTHPVYCVNVVGTQNAHNLISISTDGKICSWSLDMLSHPQDSMELVHKQSKAVAVTSMSFPVGDVNNFVVGSEEGSVYTACRHGSKAGISEMFEGHQGPITGIHCHAAVGAVDFSHLFVTSSFDWTVKLWTTKNNKPLYSFEDNSDYVYDVMWSPTHPALFACVDGMGRLDLWNLNNDTEVPTASISVEGNPALNRVRWTHSGREIAVGDSEGQIVIYDVGEQIAVPRNDEWARFGRTLAEINANRADAEEEAATRIPA